Proteins from a single region of Rhipicephalus sanguineus isolate Rsan-2018 chromosome 5, BIME_Rsan_1.4, whole genome shotgun sequence:
- the LOC119393858 gene encoding acetylcholinesterase-like → MLLHGVLAATALVLSPVIVTPSEARIRDDPNQPFAYTRSGLVRGVRLNVGHRPVDAFYGIPYAEPPVGYLRFRKPRPALPWKGIYYATHKRPPCSQKSWELTQGFTIDASNTTEDCLHLNVWTAARYCFHPNIGLCTTKAVMVFFHGGGFQFGGNSYSVYDARYLALFGDVVVVVPNYRLNVFGFLNANVSDAPGNMGMYDQILALEWIQKNIAMFGGDPNRVTLFGQSAGSVSIGYHLLSPLTRGLFKRVIMQSGTPYWKVPDNTFTGKLKVQQLAVGLGCPVGERGNVLAEPTKVIDCIRSRSRTSIYRAMKDVFGVEENYMIPAYYSEFFLSNPSWPPRGVCSRTSTSIFNFKDYTKITVDEIWFYSLLVFRVILGKNPAPIRELYLSDLNETDSWMAMNRLSDAVGDFSLICPSQLFAEAFAKRKNNVYFYIFNHRPSFSVYQPWTGVAHGDELGFVFGFPLLYPQHSTDEEKILSRRMMRIWSTFARTGKPPTVGGQLWPRFTRDHAFHLNINLKNYSHGIDFRKKLCSFWRKYLVPTGYW, encoded by the exons AT GCTTCTGCACGGAGTTCTCGCGGCGACAGCGCTGGTGCTTTCGCCGGTCATCGTCACACCTTCGGAGGCAAGGATACGAGACGATCCAAACCAGCCGTTCGCTTACACAAGGTCCGGCTTAGTTCGGGGCGTTCGCTTGAACGTCGGCCACCGACCCGTCGACGCCTTCTACGGCATACCCTACGCCGAGCCGCCCGTCGGTTATCTCAGGTTTCGTAAGCCTCGACCCGCGCTGCCTTGGAAAGGCATCTACTACGCCACGCACAAGAGACCTCCTTGTTCTCAGAAGTCCTGGGAACTTACGCAGGGCTTCACCATTGACGCTTCCAACACCACCGAGGACTGTCTGCACTTGAACGTGTGGACGGCCGCCCGGTACTGCTTCCACCCCAACATCGGGCTATGCACCACCAAAGCCGTGATGGTGTTCTTCCACGGCGGCGGCTTTCAGTTCGGCGGGAACAGTTACTCCGTCTACGACGCTCGCTACCTGGCCCTGTTCGGCGACGTCGTTGTGGTAGTGCCCAACTACAGACTCAACGTGTTCGGCTTCTTGAACGCCAACGTGTCTGACGCACCGGGCAACATGGGCATGTACGATCAGATCCTGGCGCTTGAGTGGATCCAGAAAAACATCGCCATGTTCGGCGGGGACCCTAACCGCGTGACGTTGTTCGGCCAGAGTGCCGGTTCGGTATCCATAGGCTACCACCTGCTTTCGCCTCTAACCAGGGGCCTCTTCAAGAGGGTCATAATGCAGAGCGGCACTCCTTACTGGAAGGTTCCCGACAACACCTTCACCGGCAAGCTCAAGGTCCAGCAACTGGCCGTCGGCCTGGGCTGTCCCGTCGGCGAGAGGGGTAACGTGCTGGCCGAACCCACGAAGGTCATCGACTGCATTCGTTCCAGGAGCCGCACGAGCATATATCGGGCCATGAAGGACGTGTTCGGCGTCGAAGAGAACTACATGATCCCGGCCTACTACAGCGAGTTCTTCCTTTCGAACCCGTCCTGGCCACCGAGAGGGGTCTGTTCCAGGACGTCGACCTCA ATATTCAACTTCAAGGACTACACCAAGATCACCGTGGACGAGATATGGTTCTACAGCCTGCTGGTATTCCGCGTTATTCTGGGCAAGAATCCGGCGCCCATCCGTGAGCTCTACCTGAGCGACTTGAACGAGACAGACTCGTGGATGGCGATGAACCGACTGTCCGATGCCGTGGGTGACTTCAGCCTCATCTGCCCGTCGCAGCTGTTCGCCGAGGCTTTCGCCAAGCGCAAGAATAACGTGTACTTCTACATATTCAACCACAGACCTTCATTCAGCGTCTACCAGCCGTGGACGGGCGTGGCGCACGGAGATGAGCTGGGCTTTGTGTTTGGCTTCCCGCTCCTCTACCCGCAACACTCGACCGATGAAGAGAAGATCCTGTCCAGAAGGATGATGCGCATATGGTCGACGTTCGCGAGAACTGG GAAGCCGCCGACAGTGGGAGGCCAACTTTGGCCAAGGTTCACACGCGATCACGCTTTCCACCTGAACATCAACCTCAAGAACTACTCACACGGCATCGACTTCCGGAAGAAGCTGTGCTCCTTCTGGAGAAAGTACCTCGTTCCCACCGGTTACTGGTGA